One Arthrobacter sp. StoSoilB19 DNA window includes the following coding sequences:
- a CDS encoding ubiquinol-cytochrome c reductase cytochrome b subunit, whose protein sequence is MSAASTAEPAFVAKTKTGRITDFVDSRVGGSGILREFGRKVFPDHWSFMFGEVALYSFVILLLSGTFLTFFFDPSMAETHYDGGYVPLKGVEMSVAYSSSLNISFDVRGGLFMRQVHHWAALLFVASVAVHMLRVFFTGAFRRPREMNWVVGCVLLILAMAAGFTGYSLPDDLLSGNGLRIIDGVIKSIPVIGTYISFFLFGGEFPGTAIISRLYMLHILLVPALILLMIVAHLFMVVVHKHTQYPGPGRNDNNVVGYPLGPVYAAKAGGFFFIVFGVIALMAAFFTINPIWNYGPYDPSPVSAGTQPDWYIGFVDGALRLMPGTFGNWHVEQIFFGHVFTFNVLLPALVPAGILFTVMFTYPWIERWVTKDDREHHVLDRPRNAPTRTAIGMAGFVWYCVMWAAAGSDLIATHFHVSLNDVTYWLRALFFIGPVIAFVVTKRVALALQRKDREIALHGRETGRIVRLPHGEFIEVHAPLDEYKRYKLVGFESPQVLPAVPNEHGVVTRKEKRRAFLSRWFFEDRVAPATPAELEAAHGHGHEAVEAAEGSKSLTH, encoded by the coding sequence ATGAGCGCAGCATCAACAGCTGAGCCGGCTTTCGTCGCCAAAACCAAGACAGGTCGGATCACCGACTTCGTCGACTCACGAGTCGGCGGTTCGGGGATCCTCCGCGAGTTCGGCCGCAAAGTCTTCCCGGACCACTGGTCGTTCATGTTTGGTGAAGTGGCGCTGTACTCATTCGTCATCCTGCTGCTGTCGGGTACCTTCCTGACGTTCTTCTTCGACCCGTCAATGGCGGAGACGCACTACGACGGCGGCTACGTTCCGCTGAAGGGCGTGGAGATGTCGGTGGCATACAGCTCATCGCTGAACATCTCCTTCGATGTCCGTGGCGGCCTGTTCATGCGCCAGGTGCACCACTGGGCAGCACTGCTGTTCGTTGCGTCGGTGGCAGTACACATGCTGAGGGTCTTCTTCACCGGTGCGTTCCGCCGGCCGCGTGAAATGAACTGGGTTGTGGGCTGTGTCCTGCTCATCCTGGCGATGGCTGCAGGCTTTACCGGCTACTCGCTCCCCGATGACCTGCTGTCCGGCAACGGCCTGCGCATCATCGACGGTGTCATCAAGTCCATTCCGGTCATCGGAACGTACATCTCGTTCTTCCTGTTTGGCGGGGAATTCCCGGGAACGGCCATTATCAGCCGCCTGTACATGCTGCACATCCTGCTGGTACCGGCCCTGATCCTGCTGATGATCGTGGCCCACCTGTTCATGGTGGTGGTGCACAAGCACACGCAGTACCCGGGTCCGGGACGCAACGACAACAACGTCGTCGGCTACCCCCTTGGTCCGGTGTACGCAGCGAAGGCCGGTGGATTCTTCTTCATCGTCTTCGGCGTCATTGCCCTGATGGCCGCGTTCTTCACCATCAACCCGATCTGGAACTACGGTCCGTACGACCCTTCCCCTGTGTCGGCCGGTACGCAGCCTGACTGGTACATCGGTTTCGTCGACGGCGCACTCCGGTTGATGCCGGGCACCTTCGGCAACTGGCACGTGGAGCAGATCTTCTTCGGACACGTCTTCACATTCAACGTCCTGCTGCCGGCCCTCGTGCCGGCCGGGATCCTGTTCACCGTGATGTTCACGTACCCGTGGATCGAGCGCTGGGTGACCAAGGACGACCGTGAACACCACGTCCTGGACCGCCCCAGGAACGCGCCCACCCGTACCGCCATCGGCATGGCAGGTTTCGTCTGGTACTGCGTCATGTGGGCCGCTGCTGGTTCGGACCTCATCGCCACGCACTTCCACGTTTCCCTGAACGACGTCACGTACTGGCTGCGGGCCCTGTTCTTCATCGGTCCGGTGATCGCATTCGTGGTTACCAAGCGCGTTGCCCTGGCGCTTCAGCGCAAGGACCGGGAGATCGCCCTCCACGGCCGTGAAACCGGACGCATCGTCCGTCTTCCCCACGGTGAGTTCATCGAGGTGCACGCGCCCCTGGATGAGTACAAGCGGTACAAGCTGGTGGGCTTTGAGTCACCTCAGGTCCTTCCTGCGGTCCCCAACGAGCATGGCGTGGTCACCCGCAAGGAAAAGCGCCGCGCATTCCTCTCCCGCTGGTTCTTCGAGGACCGCGTAGCCCCGGCCACGCCCGCTGAGCTGGAGGCCGCACACGGCCACGGACACGAGGCTGTTGAAGCGGCAGAAGGAAGCAAGAGCCTGACCCACTAG
- a CDS encoding helix-turn-helix domain-containing protein yields the protein MSEEQREAAVALFRIGWGSRAVATKLGVGRKAVLRLHDRWRVRGDTALVTKPGNRVYPFELKLSAVQRYISGETRVALAKEFELSSPHLIAVWAMQYRAQGEEGLRPKPRGRARKNPDTPPQQEPELQRLRRENERLRAEVAFLGKVNALRDREQR from the coding sequence TTGTCTGAGGAACAGCGCGAAGCCGCTGTCGCGCTGTTTAGGATCGGGTGGGGCTCCAGAGCTGTAGCAACCAAGCTGGGGGTGGGTCGAAAGGCAGTCCTCCGGTTGCACGACAGATGGCGTGTTCGTGGAGATACTGCTCTTGTGACCAAACCAGGCAACCGCGTGTATCCATTCGAGCTCAAGCTCAGCGCCGTGCAGCGATACATCTCCGGCGAGACCAGGGTCGCCCTGGCCAAAGAGTTCGAACTGTCCTCGCCACATCTGATAGCCGTGTGGGCGATGCAGTACCGGGCTCAGGGCGAGGAAGGCCTCCGTCCGAAGCCTAGAGGCCGCGCAAGGAAGAACCCTGATACCCCGCCGCAGCAGGAACCGGAGCTGCAGCGGCTGCGACGTGAGAACGAACGCCTTCGTGCAGAGGTTGCCTTCCTGGGAAAAGTAAACGCCTTGAGGGACAGGGAACAGCGCTAA
- a CDS encoding IS3 family transposase yields the protein MALKAEHRLEVLLDVAGLPRSTFFYHQAKLNGPDPRASLKAAITEIFKKNHGRYGHRRIHIELLKQGWTVAKKTVLKLMRSLRLVCKVRSRKRYNSYQGEQGVVAPNLLKRQFDADAPDQKWVTDVTEFSVGDRKLYLSPIMDLFDRQIISYAIGTSPNLELANASLRGALATLENGQQPLVHSDQGFQYQHSSWRTLLADAGAVQSMSRKANCYDNAVMENFFGHLKEELFHRVRFLNTEALTPALHEYIRWYNTERISTKLNGLSPMQYRAQALAA from the coding sequence ATCGCTCTCAAGGCTGAGCACCGATTAGAGGTTCTGCTGGACGTGGCCGGGTTACCACGGTCCACGTTCTTCTACCACCAAGCCAAACTCAATGGCCCCGATCCACGGGCGTCCCTGAAGGCCGCTATTACAGAGATTTTCAAGAAGAACCACGGCCGGTACGGGCACCGCCGGATCCACATCGAACTGCTCAAACAAGGGTGGACGGTCGCGAAGAAGACCGTCCTGAAGCTGATGCGATCCCTGCGGCTGGTCTGCAAGGTCCGAAGCAGGAAGCGCTACAACTCCTACCAGGGCGAACAAGGCGTTGTGGCCCCGAACCTGCTGAAACGCCAGTTCGACGCGGACGCCCCAGACCAGAAGTGGGTTACCGATGTGACCGAGTTCAGCGTGGGTGACCGGAAGCTCTACCTCTCACCGATCATGGATCTTTTTGACCGGCAAATCATCTCCTACGCGATTGGCACGTCGCCCAACCTGGAGCTGGCCAATGCATCGCTGCGCGGCGCCCTGGCCACGCTCGAGAACGGCCAGCAACCCCTTGTGCACTCAGACCAGGGGTTCCAATATCAGCACAGCTCCTGGCGCACACTCTTGGCGGACGCCGGCGCAGTCCAATCGATGTCCCGCAAAGCCAACTGCTACGACAATGCCGTGATGGAAAACTTCTTTGGACACCTCAAAGAAGAACTCTTCCACCGCGTCCGCTTCCTGAACACCGAAGCGCTAACACCGGCCCTGCATGAGTACATCCGCTGGTACAACACCGAAAGAATCTCCACCAAGCTCAACGGCCTGAGTCCAATGCAGTACCGGGCTCAGGCCCTCGCGGCTTAG
- a CDS encoding GntR family transcriptional regulator, whose product MAAGAAAITGEIDRSSGTAIYVQLREILRAYIAESCPPGSALPSERDLAERFGLARMTVRQAIDALVGEEVIERVVGLGTFVRRPKVDLQVKLTSYSEEMQRRGMVPAAKVLSFEQIGASAFLARELQLDEGTPLVRFRRLLLADGEPMSVDENFIPAHRVPGLLDGEPPTSLYNVLSEQYGLVMEWGEDMIEATAASPSTARLLNVEVGAPLLKIQRHAFVARAMVDYSVSYYRADRYKLWVPLQRPGARRARNH is encoded by the coding sequence ATGGCAGCTGGCGCCGCCGCAATCACGGGGGAAATAGACCGCAGCAGCGGAACGGCCATCTACGTCCAACTCCGGGAAATCCTTCGCGCGTACATCGCGGAGTCATGCCCGCCGGGCTCAGCGCTGCCCTCGGAACGGGACCTCGCCGAACGGTTTGGGCTTGCAAGGATGACGGTGCGGCAGGCCATCGATGCACTGGTGGGGGAGGAGGTCATCGAGCGGGTGGTGGGCCTGGGAACCTTCGTCCGGCGGCCGAAAGTCGACCTGCAGGTGAAGCTCACGTCCTACAGCGAAGAAATGCAGCGGCGCGGCATGGTGCCTGCCGCCAAAGTGCTCAGCTTCGAACAGATCGGTGCCAGTGCGTTCCTGGCCCGTGAATTGCAGCTGGACGAGGGCACCCCGCTGGTCCGCTTCCGCCGGCTGCTTCTTGCGGATGGGGAGCCCATGAGCGTGGACGAAAACTTCATACCGGCTCATCGGGTCCCGGGACTGCTGGACGGCGAGCCGCCCACGTCGCTCTACAACGTCCTCAGCGAGCAGTACGGGCTTGTTATGGAATGGGGGGAGGACATGATCGAGGCGACGGCGGCGTCACCGTCCACGGCGCGCCTCCTCAACGTCGAAGTGGGGGCACCATTGCTGAAGATCCAGCGGCATGCCTTTGTGGCCCGGGCAATGGTTGACTACTCGGTCTCCTACTACCGTGCGGACCGGTACAAGCTGTGGGTGCCCCTGCAGCGGCCCGGAGCCAGGAGGGCCCGCAACCACTAG
- a CDS encoding HPr family phosphocarrier protein: MPTEKAVVAAPAGLHARSAAVFVRAVTDTGLPVTISKAGADKADARSLLQVMTADFPQGCEVELSISDSALEGGLGREQAENALRELRGLLESQGAV, from the coding sequence TTGCCAACAGAAAAGGCCGTGGTGGCAGCGCCCGCGGGCCTGCATGCACGTTCCGCCGCGGTGTTTGTCCGAGCCGTCACCGACACGGGCCTGCCGGTCACCATCAGCAAGGCAGGCGCAGACAAGGCGGATGCCCGTTCCCTGCTTCAGGTGATGACGGCTGACTTCCCACAAGGCTGTGAGGTGGAGCTGTCCATTAGCGACAGTGCGCTGGAAGGCGGCCTGGGGCGCGAGCAGGCCGAGAACGCGCTGCGGGAACTTCGAGGACTTTTAGAGTCGCAGGGAGCCGTCTAG
- a CDS encoding cytochrome c oxidase subunit 4 has translation MKIESWIFGSGVFFFVPVALVYGFLTNWGEWVGILGILLVGGLAGMIGAYLGFTGRRVGLRPEDRSDAEIHEGAGEQGHFSPWSWWPLVLGIACATGFLGLAVGAWVIFIAGGLAIVALVGWVYEYSRGDHAH, from the coding sequence GTGAAAATCGAATCCTGGATCTTTGGTTCTGGAGTCTTCTTCTTCGTTCCCGTCGCTCTGGTCTACGGATTCCTGACCAACTGGGGTGAGTGGGTCGGCATCCTGGGCATCCTGCTTGTGGGTGGCCTCGCCGGCATGATCGGGGCCTACCTCGGCTTCACCGGAAGGCGCGTCGGTCTTCGTCCCGAGGACCGCAGCGACGCTGAAATCCACGAAGGCGCCGGCGAGCAGGGGCACTTCAGCCCCTGGAGCTGGTGGCCTCTGGTCCTGGGCATCGCCTGCGCCACCGGCTTCCTTGGCCTGGCCGTAGGCGCCTGGGTCATCTTCATCGCAGGTGGCCTGGCCATCGTGGCCCTCGTGGGCTGGGTGTACGAGTACAGCCGCGGTGACCACGCGCACTAA
- the ctaD gene encoding cytochrome c oxidase subunit I yields MATYTQSAPAGVLSAPVVPKSKGRIVVNWITSTDHKTIGYMYLIASFVFFCLGGVMALLIRAELFEPGMQILQTKEQYNQLFTMHGTVMLLMFATPLFAGFANVIMPLQIGAPDVAFPRLNALAFWFFLFGSTIAVSGFITPQGAASFGWFAYAPLSNTTFTPGIGGDLWVFGLALSGFGTILGAVNFITTIICMRAPGMTMWRMPIFTWNTLITAILVLMAFPPLAAALFALGADRKFGAHIFDPENGGAVLWQHLFWFFGHPEVYIIALPFFGIVSEIFPVFSRKPIFGYKGLVYATIAIAALSVTVWAHHMYVTGAVLLPFFSFMTMLIAVPTGVKFFNWIGTMWRGSLTFETPMLWSIGFMITFLFGGLTGIILASPPLDFHVSDSYFVVAHFHYVVFGTVVFAMFAGFYFWWPKWTGKMLNERLGKIHFWLLFLGFHGTFLIQHWLGVEGMPRRYADYLVEDNFTWMNQFSTVASFVLGASLIPFFWNVYITWRSAEKVQVDDPWGFGASLEWATSCPPPRHNFTSLPRIRSERPALDLHHPELRQVHTVESPAPAAAVLGNADQKDTAQ; encoded by the coding sequence GTGGCTACGTACACCCAATCCGCACCTGCGGGAGTCCTGTCGGCTCCCGTGGTACCTAAATCCAAGGGGCGCATCGTCGTCAACTGGATCACCTCCACCGACCACAAGACCATCGGGTACATGTACCTGATTGCGTCCTTCGTGTTCTTCTGCCTGGGCGGTGTCATGGCGCTGCTCATCCGCGCCGAGCTGTTCGAGCCCGGCATGCAGATCCTGCAGACCAAGGAGCAGTACAACCAGCTGTTCACCATGCACGGCACGGTGATGCTGCTGATGTTCGCCACCCCGCTGTTTGCCGGGTTCGCCAACGTGATCATGCCGCTGCAGATCGGCGCTCCTGACGTGGCGTTCCCGCGCCTGAATGCGTTGGCCTTCTGGTTCTTCCTGTTCGGTTCCACCATCGCGGTGTCCGGCTTCATCACCCCGCAGGGCGCAGCGTCCTTTGGCTGGTTCGCCTATGCGCCGCTGTCGAACACGACGTTCACCCCGGGCATCGGCGGTGACCTGTGGGTCTTCGGCCTGGCGCTGTCCGGCTTCGGCACCATCCTTGGTGCGGTCAACTTCATCACCACCATCATCTGCATGCGCGCCCCGGGCATGACCATGTGGCGGATGCCCATCTTCACCTGGAACACCCTGATCACCGCCATCCTGGTGCTCATGGCATTCCCGCCGCTGGCCGCCGCCCTGTTCGCGCTCGGCGCGGACCGCAAGTTCGGCGCCCACATCTTCGATCCCGAGAACGGCGGCGCTGTTCTTTGGCAGCACCTGTTCTGGTTCTTCGGCCACCCGGAGGTGTACATCATCGCGCTGCCGTTCTTCGGCATCGTGTCGGAGATCTTCCCGGTCTTCAGCCGCAAGCCGATCTTTGGCTACAAGGGCCTGGTCTACGCCACTATCGCCATTGCAGCCCTGTCCGTGACGGTGTGGGCCCACCACATGTACGTCACCGGCGCCGTCCTGCTGCCGTTCTTCTCCTTCATGACCATGCTCATCGCGGTGCCCACCGGCGTAAAGTTCTTCAACTGGATCGGCACCATGTGGCGCGGCTCGTTGACCTTCGAAACGCCGATGCTCTGGAGCATCGGCTTCATGATCACCTTCCTCTTCGGCGGCCTCACCGGCATCATCCTGGCCTCCCCGCCGCTGGACTTCCACGTTTCGGACTCCTACTTCGTGGTGGCGCACTTCCACTACGTGGTGTTCGGCACCGTGGTGTTCGCCATGTTCGCCGGGTTCTATTTCTGGTGGCCCAAGTGGACCGGCAAGATGCTCAACGAGCGCCTGGGCAAGATCCACTTCTGGCTGCTGTTCCTGGGCTTCCACGGCACCTTCCTGATCCAGCACTGGCTCGGCGTCGAGGGCATGCCCCGCCGCTACGCCGACTACCTCGTGGAGGACAACTTCACCTGGATGAACCAGTTCTCCACCGTGGCATCGTTCGTGCTGGGTGCGTCCCTGATCCCGTTCTTCTGGAACGTCTACATCACCTGGCGCAGCGCCGAAAAGGTCCAGGTTGATGACCCGTGGGGCTTCGGTGCTTCGCTGGAGTGGGCCACGTCCTGCCCGCCGCCGCGCCACAACTTCACGTCCCTGCCCCGGATCCGTTCGGAGCGTCCCGCCCTGGACCTGCACCACCCGGAACTTCGCCAGGTCCACACCGTTGAGTCGCCGGCACCCGCAGCAGCGGTCCTCGGCAACGCCGACCAGAAGGACACCGCACAGTGA
- the coxB gene encoding cytochrome c oxidase subunit II, with amino-acid sequence MSSQNRTGSRRKTITTISSLAIAGALVLTGCSPEVEKGWMPTERGTTSNTDRIMDLWVNSWIAALVVGTITWGLIIWCLVAYRRRKGTVGFPRQTSFNLPLEVFYLTIPIFMVLVFFYFTDRDQQAIDDRSQPADVVVDVRGKQWAWDFNYKSGDVIQEDLHEAGVQAHLTGNTIDKEQLPTLYLPVNKSVDLELNARDVIHSFWVPAFLQKRDMIPGKTNYIRFTPTKEGTYDGKCAELCGEYHSEMLFRVKVVSESEFQAHMDQLKAEGNTGLLGAEYDRNPNLNETK; translated from the coding sequence GTGAGTTCGCAGAACCGAACCGGCAGCCGACGCAAAACGATCACCACGATCTCAAGCTTGGCAATTGCCGGCGCGTTGGTTTTGACCGGATGTTCGCCAGAGGTAGAGAAAGGGTGGATGCCCACTGAACGTGGCACCACCAGCAACACCGACCGCATCATGGACCTCTGGGTCAACTCATGGATTGCTGCGCTCGTGGTGGGCACCATTACGTGGGGCCTGATCATCTGGTGCCTGGTCGCTTACCGCCGCCGCAAGGGAACCGTTGGCTTCCCGCGGCAGACCAGCTTCAACCTTCCGCTGGAAGTTTTCTACCTGACCATCCCCATCTTCATGGTCCTGGTGTTCTTCTACTTCACGGACCGCGACCAGCAGGCGATCGATGACCGTTCACAGCCGGCCGACGTCGTAGTGGACGTCCGCGGCAAGCAGTGGGCCTGGGACTTCAACTACAAGTCCGGCGACGTCATCCAGGAAGACCTGCACGAAGCCGGTGTCCAGGCCCACCTCACCGGCAACACCATCGACAAGGAACAGCTCCCCACCCTGTACCTGCCGGTGAACAAGTCTGTTGACCTCGAACTCAACGCCCGCGATGTCATCCACTCCTTCTGGGTACCCGCCTTCCTGCAGAAGCGCGACATGATCCCCGGCAAGACCAACTACATCCGGTTCACCCCCACCAAAGAGGGCACTTACGACGGCAAATGTGCCGAACTCTGCGGCGAGTACCACTCCGAAATGCTGTTCCGCGTCAAGGTGGTGTCGGAATCCGAATTCCAGGCCCACATGGACCAGCTCAAGGCCGAAGGCAACACCGGCCTGCTCGGTGCCGAGTACGACCGCAACCCGAACCTGAACGAAACCAAGTAA
- a CDS encoding iron-sulfur cluster assembly accessory protein yields the protein MSTATNENSTAATSVASDELPVHEVNLTDVAAGKVRSLLEQEGRTDLRLRVAVQPGGCSGLIYQLYFDERLLDGDAVRDFDGVEVVVDKMSVPYLSGASIDFEDTISKQGFTIDNPNAGGSCACGDSFH from the coding sequence ATGAGCACCGCAACCAACGAAAACAGCACCGCCGCCACAAGCGTGGCCAGCGACGAACTGCCCGTTCACGAGGTCAACCTGACCGATGTCGCTGCAGGCAAGGTCCGCAGCCTCCTGGAACAGGAAGGCCGCACCGACCTGCGCCTGCGCGTGGCCGTGCAGCCTGGCGGATGCTCGGGGCTGATCTACCAGCTCTACTTCGACGAACGGCTCCTTGATGGTGATGCCGTGCGCGACTTCGACGGCGTCGAAGTTGTCGTGGACAAGATGAGCGTGCCGTACCTGAGCGGCGCCAGCATCGACTTCGAAGACACCATCTCCAAGCAGGGCTTCACCATCGACAATCCGAACGCCGGCGGCTCCTGCGCCTGCGGCGATTCATTCCACTAA
- a CDS encoding dipeptidase: MTSSPAATPHSTTGTSGPGPEAIGRTEDLRAAVDRSFDQTLARLKDLVAIPGIAWPSFDRMPLERSAEAVAELLRGVGIGGVQVLSVNKADGTPGGPAVVARRPAAKGNPTILLYAHHDVQPVGDESLWETTPFTAVEKDGRLYGRGAADDKAGIMAHIAAYAAVSEVLADSLGLGVTFFIEGEEEAGSPTFRTFLEANRELLRADVIVVADSSNWKVGVPALTTSLRGLVDGTIEVQVLDHAVHSGMYGGPVLDAPTLLSRLIATLHDTDGNVAIEGLVSSDTAGVDMPEADYRADASVLDGVRLAGTGSIASRLWSKPALSIIGFDAPAVDVASNTLLPRARAKFSLRLAPGQVPAEAMEAVRRHVEANAPFGARVVFTPGEAGNPFRTDTSSAAATVAMWALGEAWGVPAVETGIGGSIPFIADLTDLYPEAQILVTGVEDPDSRAHSANESLHIGDFRNAILAEALMLARLNSEGLSTGK, from the coding sequence ATGACTTCATCACCCGCGGCCACCCCGCACAGCACCACCGGAACATCAGGACCAGGCCCTGAGGCCATCGGCAGGACGGAAGATCTCCGTGCTGCGGTGGACCGTTCCTTCGATCAAACTTTGGCACGTCTCAAGGACCTCGTGGCCATCCCGGGCATCGCCTGGCCAAGCTTCGACCGCATGCCACTGGAGCGCAGCGCGGAGGCCGTCGCCGAACTCCTCCGGGGTGTGGGGATCGGCGGGGTCCAGGTCCTGTCCGTCAACAAGGCCGACGGCACGCCAGGCGGGCCGGCCGTCGTCGCCCGCCGGCCTGCCGCAAAAGGAAACCCGACCATCCTGCTTTACGCCCACCATGACGTCCAGCCGGTGGGGGACGAGTCCCTGTGGGAAACAACGCCGTTTACCGCCGTCGAGAAGGACGGCCGCCTCTACGGCCGCGGCGCCGCTGACGACAAAGCCGGCATCATGGCACACATTGCTGCTTACGCAGCCGTTTCGGAAGTCCTCGCCGATTCCCTGGGGCTGGGCGTCACCTTCTTCATCGAGGGGGAGGAGGAAGCAGGGTCGCCCACGTTCCGGACATTCCTGGAGGCGAACCGCGAGCTGCTCCGCGCAGACGTCATTGTGGTGGCCGACTCCAGCAACTGGAAGGTCGGCGTACCTGCCCTGACCACCAGCCTGCGTGGGCTCGTGGATGGCACGATTGAGGTGCAGGTCCTTGACCATGCGGTGCATTCCGGCATGTACGGCGGCCCGGTGCTGGATGCCCCCACCCTGCTGTCCCGCCTGATCGCCACCCTTCACGACACGGATGGGAACGTGGCCATTGAGGGCCTGGTGTCCAGCGACACGGCCGGGGTCGACATGCCGGAGGCGGATTACCGCGCCGATGCCTCCGTGCTCGACGGCGTCCGGCTGGCTGGAACGGGAAGCATCGCCTCGCGGCTGTGGTCCAAGCCGGCATTGTCAATCATCGGCTTCGACGCACCCGCCGTGGACGTTGCCTCCAACACCCTCCTTCCGCGCGCACGGGCAAAGTTCAGCCTGCGGCTGGCGCCGGGCCAGGTTCCCGCGGAGGCCATGGAGGCGGTCCGCCGCCACGTGGAGGCCAACGCCCCATTTGGTGCGAGGGTCGTCTTCACTCCGGGGGAGGCAGGCAATCCGTTTCGGACGGACACTTCCTCTGCTGCGGCAACGGTTGCCATGTGGGCCCTGGGCGAGGCCTGGGGAGTTCCCGCCGTCGAAACCGGAATCGGCGGTTCCATCCCGTTCATTGCCGACCTGACGGACCTGTACCCCGAAGCGCAAATCCTGGTGACGGGCGTGGAGGACCCGGATTCACGGGCACACAGTGCCAACGAGTCCCTGCACATCGGTGACTTCCGCAACGCCATCCTGGCCGAGGCCCTCATGCTCGCGCGGCTGAACAGTGAAGGCCTTTCAACCGGCAAGTGA
- a CDS encoding DUF3043 domain-containing protein: MFGRRKEAPSAQETIDQQAAETAARQNSAAGKGAPTPTRKAQEAARKRPLVPEDRKASKAAERQAIQDQRLKMRRAMDTGDEKFLPLRDKGPQKRFARDFVDARFNLGEYLMFGALVFVLVSLVVPASSDMMIYVLGAFWVMFLAVFVDVFILSRKLRKRLAEKFGEVERGTVWYGSMRSLQFRKLRLPKPQVQRGQYPA; the protein is encoded by the coding sequence GTGTTCGGACGTAGAAAAGAAGCGCCCTCGGCGCAGGAAACCATAGACCAGCAGGCAGCGGAGACGGCGGCGCGGCAGAACAGTGCCGCGGGCAAGGGTGCCCCTACCCCCACCCGGAAGGCCCAGGAAGCTGCCCGCAAGCGCCCGCTCGTGCCTGAGGACCGCAAGGCGTCCAAGGCTGCCGAACGCCAGGCCATCCAGGACCAGCGCCTCAAGATGCGGCGGGCCATGGACACCGGCGACGAGAAGTTCCTGCCGCTGCGCGACAAGGGTCCGCAGAAACGGTTTGCCCGCGACTTTGTGGATGCGCGGTTCAACCTTGGCGAATACCTGATGTTCGGCGCCCTGGTCTTTGTGCTGGTTTCCCTGGTGGTCCCGGCCTCCAGCGACATGATGATTTACGTCCTGGGCGCTTTCTGGGTCATGTTCCTGGCAGTCTTCGTGGACGTCTTCATTCTGTCGCGCAAGCTCCGCAAGCGGCTGGCGGAAAAGTTCGGCGAGGTGGAGCGCGGTACTGTCTGGTACGGCTCCATGCGGTCCCTGCAGTTCCGGAAACTGCGGCTGCCCAAGCCCCAGGTCCAGCGCGGACAGTACCCTGCCTGA
- a CDS encoding IS3 family transposase, with amino-acid sequence MALKAEHRLEVLLDVAGLARSTFFYHQAKLNGPDPRASLKAAVTDIFTKNHGRYGHRRIHIELLKQGWTVAKKTVLKLMRSLRLVCKVRSRKRYNSYQGEHGIVAPNLLKRQFDADAPDQKWVTDVTEFSVGDRKLYLSPIMDLFDRQIISYAIGTSPNLELTNSSLRGALATLENGEKPFVHSDQGFQYQHNSWRTLLENAGAVQSMSRKANCYDNAVMENFFGHLKEELFHRVRFLNTDALASALHAYISWYNTERISTKLKGLSPVQYRAQMLAA; translated from the coding sequence ATCGCTCTCAAGGCTGAGCACCGATTAGAGGTTCTGCTGGACGTGGCCGGGTTAGCCCGGTCCACGTTCTTCTACCACCAAGCCAAACTCAATGGCCCCGATCCACGGGCGTCCCTGAAGGCCGCTGTCACTGACATTTTTACGAAGAACCACGGCCGGTACGGGCATCGCCGGATCCATATTGAACTGTTGAAGCAAGGATGGACGGTCGCTAAGAAGACGGTTCTGAAGCTGATGCGTTCCCTCCGGCTGGTCTGCAAGGTCCGAAGCAGGAAGCGATACAACTCCTACCAGGGCGAGCATGGCATCGTGGCCCCGAACCTGCTGAAACGCCAGTTCGACGCGGACGCCCCAGACCAGAAGTGGGTGACCGATGTGACCGAGTTCAGCGTCGGCGACAGGAAACTCTACCTCTCACCGATCATGGACCTGTTCGACCGGCAGATCATCTCCTACGCCATTGGGACCTCGCCCAACCTGGAACTGACCAACTCCTCATTGCGCGGCGCCTTGGCCACGCTGGAGAACGGGGAGAAACCCTTCGTCCACTCAGACCAAGGGTTCCAGTATCAGCACAACTCCTGGCGCACACTCCTGGAGAACGCCGGCGCCGTCCAATCAATGTCACGCAAAGCCAACTGCTACGACAACGCCGTCATGGAGAACTTCTTCGGACACCTGAAGGAAGAGCTCTTCCACCGCGTCCGGTTCCTCAACACCGACGCACTCGCATCAGCGCTGCACGCATACATCAGCTGGTACAACACCGAAAGAATTTCCACCAAGCTCAAGGGCTTGAGCCCGGTACAGTACCGTGCTCAGATGCTTGCGGCTTAG